A single window of Pseudarthrobacter psychrotolerans DNA harbors:
- a CDS encoding ATP-binding protein: MSRLDAETKRKLREMNAGELLEAIDTQDERLSISLPFEDRVRLVVDDAYSSFTHSKVTGLIRRAGLRYPNADLRRIDLLDERGLDRQLLTQLGTCSFVGRQQNVVLQGFTGSGKSYLGCAVAKRACEHRIRAHYVRMPDLEEEWVAAQDRPGGSGKFLRKYAAFTLLVIDEWLLDRPTEPMRGMLLELMERRYGETSTVFCTQYLQKDWHQRLGSGVHADAIMDRIIHNTIWVETGNYNMREHAALVSA; the protein is encoded by the coding sequence ATGAGCCGCCTGGATGCGGAGACCAAACGCAAGCTGCGCGAGATGAACGCGGGCGAGTTGCTGGAGGCCATCGATACCCAGGACGAGAGGCTGAGTATCAGCTTGCCGTTCGAGGATCGTGTCCGGCTGGTCGTCGATGACGCCTATTCGTCGTTTACGCATTCCAAGGTGACCGGCTTGATCCGGCGGGCAGGACTGCGTTATCCGAACGCGGATTTGCGCCGCATCGATCTTCTCGACGAGCGCGGTCTTGACCGGCAGCTGCTGACCCAGCTGGGCACCTGCTCGTTCGTGGGCAGGCAGCAGAACGTCGTCTTGCAGGGGTTCACCGGGTCGGGGAAGTCGTATCTGGGATGCGCGGTCGCCAAACGCGCCTGCGAGCACCGAATCCGCGCACATTACGTCCGTATGCCGGACCTCGAGGAAGAATGGGTCGCCGCGCAAGACAGGCCCGGCGGTTCCGGTAAATTCCTGCGAAAGTATGCGGCATTCACGCTGCTGGTCATCGACGAGTGGCTCCTGGACCGACCCACGGAACCGATGCGAGGCATGCTGCTGGAACTGATGGAGCGCCGCTACGGCGAGACCTCAACAGTGTTCTGCACCCAGTATTTGCAGAAGGACTGGCACCAGCGGCTCGGCTCCGGCGTCCATGCGGACGCGATCATGGACCGGATCATCCACAACACGATCTGGGTCGAGACCGGCAACTACAACATGCGCGAACACGCAGCACTCGTGAGCGCCTAA
- a CDS encoding IS3 family transposase (programmed frameshift), giving the protein MSSPVLSAVREDSAVNSSNSSGPRAGGPRPRRSFTPVQKLEFLAAYENACETNAGGAFLRTEGLYSSQMTEWRRLRDAGVLAGKKAGDSIGKLSAEQAENARLRRQLEVSEGRLKQTEAALELNGKTTGVLRERLRGYAGRAPVQETLMATYRSMLDLRIPTRRAASLTGVSRTTANRKPAPPRDQMAVVPQNKLSAAERAGILAALNSPEFVDLAPMQVYAKLLDQGIYLGSLSTFYRVLEENRMVKERRRLAKHPPRAVPELVATAPGQVYTWDITKLAGPVKGKYFDCYMMVDIHSRFIVGAHVHATESGALAVEMMKGIFGIHGIPQVVHADRGTSMTSKTVAALLSDLEVTRSHSRPRVSNDNPYSESIFKTLKYGPEFPERFASVHDAGAFISSFVDWYNHHHQHSGIGFHTPANVHYGHAAGVARERSATLAAARTKHPERFTTTTDPKILSLPEPAWINQPKEITEQSAA; this is encoded by the exons ATGTCCAGTCCAGTTTTGAGTGCAGTACGCGAAGATAGTGCTGTGAATAGTAGTAATTCTTCCGGGCCGCGGGCCGGTGGTCCGCGGCCGCGCCGGTCGTTCACTCCGGTCCAGAAGCTCGAGTTCCTCGCCGCCTACGAGAACGCGTGTGAGACCAATGCCGGCGGCGCTTTCCTGCGCACGGAGGGCCTGTATTCGTCGCAGATGACCGAGTGGCGGCGGCTGCGTGACGCCGGTGTCCTGGCCGGGAAGAAGGCTGGGGATTCGATCGGGAAACTCTCGGCGGAGCAGGCTGAGAACGCGCGTTTGCGCCGCCAGTTAGAGGTGAGTGAGGGCCGGTTGAAGCAGACCGAGGCAGCCTTGGAGCTGA ATGGGAAAACTACAGGCGTTCTTAGAGAGCGCCTCAGAGGATATGCCGGACGGGCCCCGGTCCAAGAAACGCTGATGGCCACGTACCGGTCGATGCTGGACCTAAGGATCCCTACGCGCCGGGCAGCATCATTGACCGGTGTTTCCCGGACGACCGCGAACCGGAAACCGGCCCCGCCGCGGGACCAGATGGCGGTGGTGCCGCAGAACAAACTCAGCGCCGCTGAGCGGGCCGGGATTCTGGCGGCGCTGAACTCGCCGGAGTTCGTGGACCTGGCCCCCATGCAGGTCTATGCGAAGCTGCTGGATCAGGGGATCTATCTGGGGTCCCTGTCGACTTTTTACCGGGTGCTGGAGGAAAACCGGATGGTCAAGGAGCGCCGCCGGCTGGCCAAGCACCCGCCCCGGGCAGTTCCTGAACTGGTCGCCACCGCCCCGGGACAGGTCTACACGTGGGATATTACAAAGCTCGCGGGCCCGGTCAAGGGGAAGTATTTTGACTGCTACATGATGGTGGATATCCATTCCAGGTTCATCGTCGGCGCGCACGTCCACGCCACCGAATCGGGGGCATTGGCCGTGGAAATGATGAAGGGAATCTTCGGAATCCACGGCATCCCCCAGGTCGTGCACGCGGACCGGGGAACATCCATGACCTCCAAAACCGTCGCGGCGCTGCTCTCGGATCTGGAGGTCACCCGGTCCCACTCCAGGCCCCGCGTGAGCAATGATAATCCCTACAGTGAGTCGATTTTCAAGACCCTGAAATACGGTCCGGAATTCCCGGAACGCTTCGCCTCAGTCCACGACGCCGGAGCATTTATCAGCAGTTTCGTGGACTGGTACAACCATCATCACCAGCACTCCGGCATCGGCTTCCACACCCCCGCGAACGTCCACTACGGCCACGCCGCCGGCGTCGCCAGGGAACGCTCGGCAACCCTCGCTGCAGCCCGCACGAAACACCCCGAACGATTCACGACAACCACTGATCCCAAAATTCTCTCGCTCCCAGAACCAGCGTGGATCAACCAACCCAAGGAAATCACCGAACAGTCAGCCGCCTAA
- a CDS encoding ISL3 family transposase, with protein sequence MAADDAASLIFNLPDYRVTAAVLLPDGARHITVETTFPPGCPSCGVVAFRVKERRCQRLRDIPVAGRVVLLWDKRRWFCDEYLCERKSFCEATPQVPRRARSTRRLRQSVLEAVITSGRAVSETAVAFGISWWLVQQIIGDAALRLPDVDLLAPRMLGIDEHRYRSVRFFQDPGTKAWIRYEPWMTTIVDLDTGQVLGIVDGRDHKGVGNWLFARPLDWRLGVQVVAIDPSAAFRKALRMWLPRTAVSVDLFHVTMLANDMLTTVRQGLSQQVRGRRGRTTDPAWANRMLLLKANENLSERGHHRLAGVFAADDPTGSLQAAWQVKEQLRTLLSTGSLEDAAAAKTALADLVERAAMPETNRLYRTVCRWWAEIEVLIVTGATTAKVEANNTAIKHIKRTARGYRNPINYKSRILLRSAARMAA encoded by the coding sequence TTGGCGGCCGATGATGCTGCCAGCTTGATCTTCAACCTGCCTGATTACCGTGTCACGGCCGCCGTGCTGCTTCCTGACGGGGCACGCCACATTACGGTGGAGACGACATTTCCGCCGGGCTGCCCGAGTTGCGGCGTCGTCGCCTTCCGGGTGAAGGAGCGCCGTTGCCAGCGGCTGCGTGACATTCCGGTCGCTGGCCGGGTGGTGCTGCTCTGGGACAAGCGGCGCTGGTTCTGTGACGAGTATTTGTGCGAGCGGAAATCGTTCTGCGAAGCGACGCCGCAGGTCCCGCGCCGGGCCCGGTCGACGCGGCGGCTACGGCAGTCGGTGCTGGAGGCGGTCATCACCTCGGGGCGGGCAGTGTCCGAGACCGCCGTGGCGTTCGGGATCTCGTGGTGGCTGGTCCAGCAGATCATCGGCGACGCCGCCCTGCGCCTGCCGGACGTGGACCTGCTGGCACCCAGGATGCTGGGCATCGATGAGCACCGGTACCGGTCCGTGCGGTTCTTCCAGGACCCCGGCACCAAGGCATGGATCCGGTACGAGCCCTGGATGACAACGATCGTGGATCTGGACACCGGCCAGGTCCTGGGCATCGTGGACGGACGTGACCACAAGGGCGTCGGGAACTGGCTCTTCGCCCGGCCACTGGACTGGCGGCTTGGGGTGCAGGTCGTCGCGATCGACCCGTCCGCGGCCTTCCGGAAAGCACTACGGATGTGGTTGCCGCGCACGGCGGTCTCGGTGGATCTTTTCCACGTGACGATGCTGGCCAACGACATGCTCACCACCGTCCGTCAGGGCCTGTCCCAGCAGGTTCGGGGCCGGCGGGGCAGGACCACGGACCCGGCGTGGGCGAACCGGATGCTGCTGCTGAAGGCCAACGAGAACCTCTCAGAACGTGGACATCACCGGTTGGCGGGCGTGTTCGCTGCCGACGATCCGACCGGCAGCCTCCAGGCCGCCTGGCAGGTCAAGGAACAACTCCGCACCCTGCTCTCCACCGGGTCCCTCGAGGACGCAGCCGCCGCGAAGACTGCCCTCGCCGACCTGGTGGAACGGGCCGCGATGCCGGAGACGAACAGGCTCTACCGGACCGTGTGCCGCTGGTGGGCCGAGATCGAAGTCCTCATCGTCACCGGCGCTACAACAGCCAAAGTAGAAGCCAACAACACCGCGATAAAACACATCAAACGAACCGCCCGCGGCTACCGCAACCCAATCAATTACAAATCGCGTATTCTCTTGAGAAGTGCAGCCCGGATGGCAGCATGA
- a CDS encoding LysR family transcriptional regulator, translating into MTLAQLRAFLAAYELGSFTAAARKLETSQASVSELIHRLEQELAHSLFTRGGRRLIPTTAAVELQQHAQRSVTSFDNGVEALKSMSSLEGGVCTFGVLRYGAHYDLADLVQRFHRRYPKVKVRLVGLNSVAVAESVASGEIEAGLIVLPVVETGLQVRPLFRDQVFYVSATRDPSQGPMTMQELAASKLVLYDAFAGWRDPTRRQILERARLKGLKIDPAIEVEHVDTALGLVAAGAADTFVPQAIVNGAGFPKNIKAVPFAEPLYDTIALIQREASYLSPATRKMAQMAERTLLAKVDPEQNVRRQIRN; encoded by the coding sequence ATGACACTGGCGCAGCTTCGGGCCTTTCTGGCCGCCTATGAGCTTGGTTCCTTTACCGCGGCAGCACGAAAGTTGGAAACAAGCCAAGCTTCCGTCTCAGAGCTCATCCACAGGCTCGAACAGGAGCTGGCCCACAGCCTTTTTACCCGCGGAGGGCGCCGTCTCATCCCCACTACGGCTGCCGTGGAATTGCAGCAGCACGCACAGCGATCTGTGACGTCGTTTGACAACGGGGTGGAAGCCTTGAAATCCATGTCCTCCCTGGAAGGAGGCGTCTGCACCTTCGGAGTGCTGCGGTACGGAGCGCACTACGATCTCGCGGACCTCGTCCAGCGATTCCACCGGCGGTATCCCAAGGTAAAAGTGCGCCTGGTGGGCCTGAACTCCGTCGCTGTGGCTGAATCTGTGGCGTCCGGTGAGATCGAGGCAGGGCTCATCGTTCTTCCTGTGGTCGAAACGGGACTGCAGGTAAGGCCGCTCTTCCGGGACCAGGTTTTTTACGTCTCGGCCACGCGCGATCCGTCACAGGGTCCCATGACCATGCAGGAGCTCGCGGCGTCAAAGCTGGTGCTCTACGACGCATTTGCCGGTTGGCGGGACCCCACGCGCCGCCAGATTTTGGAGCGCGCCAGGCTCAAGGGCCTCAAAATCGATCCCGCAATTGAAGTGGAGCACGTCGATACCGCCCTTGGGCTCGTGGCCGCCGGAGCCGCGGACACCTTCGTTCCCCAAGCGATCGTCAATGGAGCCGGATTCCCGAAAAACATCAAAGCAGTTCCTTTTGCCGAACCCCTGTACGACACCATTGCCCTCATCCAGCGTGAAGCATCGTATCTCTCGCCAGCGACACGAAAAATGGCGCAGATGGCCGAGCGCACCCTGCTGGCCAAGGTTGACCCGGAACAGAACGTCCGCCGGCAGATTCGGAATTGA
- the istA gene encoding IS21 family transposase — translation MVRKIKAKLVLQFRNQGLSGRAISSAQGMSRHSVQAVIEAADRAGLGWDDVADLSDGEVYLALFPGRGVRESVFMQPDWGQVHRELARVGVTLKLLHQEYVDASGRAGQAAMSYDRFCRLYGDHAMVTGASSRVGHKAGRSIEVDWSGPTMQLVDPATGEVSKVYLFVACLPFSRYAFVEACLDMRQDSWLRAHAEMFAFFGGTVPRLVPDNLKTGVISHPREGEVVLNDAYREMAAHYSAAVLPGRVRHPKDKASVENTVSHVATWVIAGLRKEVFTSLAQLRRRIREQIDAYNRQPFQKREGSRLSVFTAEEKPVLQPLPAVAFEISTWTYGRKVGRNGHVVWAKNFYSVPFAHIGSNVDLRVTETMLEIYRSDERLTSHLLLPATTANQHQTNEADLPEGRSWQAWDRARIDEWALRMGPATVTVISKIFESVPVEEAGYDPALAVLRLSRRFSPARVEAASQLALRGPIRSPRYAHLRPILDTGQDKTGIVPDEPEGDDGGYVRGGAYYAGGAR, via the coding sequence ATGGTACGGAAGATCAAGGCGAAACTGGTTTTGCAGTTTCGCAATCAAGGCCTATCGGGCAGGGCTATCTCGTCTGCTCAGGGCATGTCTCGGCACAGCGTTCAGGCGGTGATCGAGGCTGCTGATCGGGCAGGGCTCGGCTGGGATGACGTTGCTGATTTGTCTGATGGTGAGGTTTATCTGGCGCTATTTCCCGGCCGCGGGGTGCGCGAGAGCGTGTTTATGCAGCCGGACTGGGGCCAGGTGCACCGGGAGCTGGCCAGGGTTGGGGTGACGTTGAAGCTGCTGCACCAGGAGTATGTCGACGCATCCGGTCGGGCGGGGCAAGCGGCGATGAGTTATGACCGGTTCTGCAGGCTTTATGGCGATCACGCGATGGTCACTGGCGCCTCGTCCCGGGTCGGCCACAAGGCCGGCCGCAGCATCGAGGTCGACTGGTCTGGGCCGACGATGCAGCTGGTCGATCCGGCAACGGGAGAGGTCTCGAAGGTGTATTTGTTCGTCGCGTGTCTGCCGTTCAGCAGGTATGCGTTCGTGGAGGCGTGCCTGGATATGCGGCAGGATTCGTGGCTGCGCGCGCATGCGGAGATGTTCGCGTTCTTCGGCGGCACGGTCCCGCGGCTCGTGCCCGATAATCTCAAGACCGGGGTGATCTCTCATCCGCGCGAGGGCGAGGTCGTGCTCAACGACGCGTATCGGGAGATGGCGGCGCATTATTCAGCGGCGGTACTACCGGGCCGAGTGAGGCACCCGAAGGACAAGGCGAGCGTGGAAAACACTGTCTCGCACGTCGCGACCTGGGTGATTGCCGGGTTGAGGAAAGAGGTGTTCACGAGCCTGGCGCAGTTGCGGAGGCGGATTCGGGAGCAGATCGATGCCTATAACAGGCAGCCGTTCCAGAAGCGGGAGGGCTCCCGGCTGAGCGTGTTCACCGCCGAGGAGAAGCCGGTGTTGCAACCGCTGCCGGCGGTGGCGTTCGAGATCAGCACCTGGACCTATGGGCGCAAAGTTGGGCGCAACGGCCACGTGGTCTGGGCGAAGAACTTTTACTCCGTGCCGTTCGCCCACATCGGCTCGAATGTTGATCTTCGTGTCACGGAGACCATGCTGGAGATATATCGCAGCGATGAGCGCCTCACCAGCCACCTGCTGCTGCCAGCGACGACGGCGAACCAGCATCAGACGAACGAGGCGGACCTTCCGGAGGGTCGCAGCTGGCAGGCGTGGGACCGGGCCCGGATCGATGAATGGGCGTTACGGATGGGCCCGGCAACCGTGACGGTGATCAGCAAGATCTTCGAGTCCGTGCCGGTCGAGGAGGCCGGCTACGACCCCGCGCTGGCGGTGCTGCGCCTGTCCCGCCGGTTCTCCCCGGCCCGGGTGGAAGCGGCCAGCCAGCTCGCGCTGCGGGGGCCGATACGATCGCCCCGCTACGCCCACCTGCGGCCGATCCTGGATACCGGGCAGGACAAAACCGGGATCGTCCCTGATGAGCCGGAGGGAGACGATGGCGGATACGTGCGGGGCGGCGCCTACTACGCCGGAGGGGCTCGATGA
- a CDS encoding class II glutamine amidotransferase, giving the protein MCRLFGLHAGPQPVRATFWLLDAPDSLSAQSRREPDGAGIGTFDADGRAHVAKQPLAAWEDHAFAREARDLKSTTFLAHVRYASTGAHTLVNTHPFEQDGRLFAHNGIFGGLGRLDQHLAGLGSPTSCTARPTANASSP; this is encoded by the coding sequence ATGTGCCGACTGTTCGGCCTGCACGCCGGCCCCCAACCGGTCCGGGCCACGTTCTGGCTCCTGGACGCCCCGGACAGCCTCTCAGCCCAGAGCCGGCGGGAGCCTGACGGAGCCGGCATCGGCACCTTCGACGCCGACGGCAGGGCCCACGTGGCCAAGCAGCCGCTGGCCGCCTGGGAAGACCACGCCTTCGCACGCGAGGCACGGGATCTGAAAAGCACAACGTTCCTGGCCCACGTGCGGTACGCCAGCACCGGAGCCCACACCCTGGTCAATACGCACCCGTTTGAGCAGGACGGGCGGCTGTTCGCCCACAACGGCATCTTCGGCGGCCTCGGAAGGCTCGATCAACACCTGGCCGGGCTCGGGTCACCGACCTCGTGCACGGCCAGACCGACAGCGAACGCCTCTTCGCCCTGA
- the hisD gene encoding histidinol dehydrogenase, with translation MQIAERDRAYIRGNFTTLKSPAVGGVPAQRLPEVIETVSVMLGDIERNGIDAVVRYSRQLDAWSGQSLEVSPEDLAKTGDSLSAELREALMASAERTRLFAVEQREHLTDFETELLPGVFTGQKYVPVARVGAYLPAGRFPILASAFMTVGVAKAAGVPSVVACTPPTGPGGHPAVLYAAYLAGVDRAFTVGGVQAMAAMAFGLLGEQPADILVGAGNAYVTEAKRQLFGRVGIDLLAGPSEVAVIADETADAELVAADLLGQAEHGPQSPASLVTTSQEFGEEVMRHISKQLRTLDTRDIAGPAWRDYGTVYVAEDRATAVQIMDLLAPEHLEIQTSDDSYYHANLHNYGSIFLGPWSTVAYSDKGTSGTNHVLPTGGGARSSAGLSVSRFLKPLTFQRVEKAATPRLANYVATISGFEGMEAHKATATLRLDRFNR, from the coding sequence ATGCAGATAGCTGAACGTGACAGGGCCTACATTCGGGGGAACTTCACCACGCTGAAGAGTCCAGCTGTGGGGGGCGTCCCCGCCCAGCGACTGCCGGAAGTCATTGAAACCGTTTCGGTCATGCTCGGCGACATAGAGAGAAACGGGATCGACGCCGTCGTCAGATACTCACGGCAACTCGACGCCTGGTCCGGTCAAAGCCTCGAGGTCAGCCCGGAAGACCTGGCCAAGACCGGGGACTCACTGTCCGCCGAGTTGCGTGAGGCCCTCATGGCCAGTGCCGAGCGGACTCGGCTGTTCGCCGTCGAGCAGCGCGAACACCTGACGGATTTCGAAACCGAACTCCTCCCCGGGGTTTTCACAGGACAAAAGTACGTTCCTGTTGCCAGAGTGGGGGCCTACCTGCCGGCGGGCAGGTTCCCCATCCTCGCCAGTGCCTTCATGACCGTGGGGGTTGCCAAAGCCGCCGGCGTTCCCAGCGTCGTCGCCTGTACCCCGCCCACGGGACCCGGCGGGCACCCGGCTGTACTCTACGCCGCCTACCTCGCTGGCGTTGACCGGGCGTTTACCGTGGGCGGCGTACAGGCGATGGCGGCGATGGCCTTCGGCCTGCTGGGTGAGCAGCCCGCGGATATTCTGGTGGGCGCAGGCAACGCTTACGTAACTGAGGCCAAACGCCAGCTGTTCGGGCGCGTCGGCATTGATCTCCTTGCGGGCCCCTCCGAAGTCGCCGTGATCGCTGACGAAACAGCGGATGCGGAGCTTGTGGCTGCGGACCTTCTTGGCCAAGCCGAACACGGACCGCAATCACCGGCATCCCTGGTGACCACATCCCAGGAGTTCGGCGAGGAGGTCATGCGGCATATCAGCAAACAGCTGCGGACGCTGGACACCCGGGACATCGCCGGCCCGGCGTGGCGGGACTACGGCACCGTTTACGTCGCCGAGGACCGCGCGACGGCGGTGCAGATCATGGACCTGCTGGCGCCGGAACACCTCGAGATTCAAACGTCCGACGATTCCTACTACCATGCGAACCTGCACAACTACGGCTCCATCTTCCTGGGTCCGTGGTCCACGGTTGCCTACTCAGACAAGGGCACCTCAGGCACTAACCATGTCCTGCCAACTGGTGGCGGTGCCCGGTCCTCGGCAGGGCTCTCGGTATCCCGCTTCCTGAAACCGCTGACGTTTCAGCGGGTCGAAAAAGCCGCCACTCCGCGCCTGGCCAACTACGTGGCAACGATCTCCGGATTCGAAGGCATGGAGGCTCACAAGGCCACTGCTACCCTGCGGCTCGACCGCTTCAACCGATAA
- a CDS encoding class II glutamine amidotransferase has translation MHGQTDSERLFALITAETRRAGGDVGEGITRAITWIARELPVFSLNIIVTTATDLWALRYPATHELHILQRDPAAAPGPAAPLHARSPRINARSKDLSRSTHVLIATEPMDHNPGWRPIASGGLVHVGPDLAVTTIYPFPDSPAHPLTLSDLEPSAAASQTP, from the coding sequence GTGCACGGCCAGACCGACAGCGAACGCCTCTTCGCCCTGATCACTGCCGAGACCCGCAGGGCCGGCGGCGATGTCGGAGAAGGCATCACCCGGGCCATCACGTGGATCGCCCGGGAATTGCCCGTCTTCAGCCTAAACATCATCGTGACGACCGCGACAGACCTCTGGGCCCTCAGATACCCTGCCACCCACGAGTTACATATCCTGCAACGCGACCCTGCCGCCGCTCCCGGGCCGGCGGCCCCTCTGCATGCCAGAAGCCCACGCATCAACGCCCGAAGCAAAGATCTCTCCCGTTCCACCCACGTCCTCATCGCCACAGAGCCAATGGATCACAACCCCGGCTGGCGCCCCATAGCCTCCGGTGGACTGGTGCACGTCGGCCCCGATCTCGCGGTCACAACCATCTATCCGTTCCCCGATAGCCCCGCGCACCCACTAACCCTCTCCGACCTGGAACCCTCCGCCGCAGCCTCCCAGACACCCTGA
- a CDS encoding glutamate decarboxylase, producing MTRSHRTSAHEPDTVVELNPLFSRPGESTIFPRFTIPAGESMPSTAYQVVHDEAMLDGNSRLNLATFVGTWMEPEASQLYAETFDKNMIDKDEYPQTALIETRCWRMLADLWNAPDPAKAIGTSTIGSSEACMLGGLALKRRWQHARRAAGLPADKPNLVLSSAVQVCWEKFCNYWEVEARFVPVSKDHQMLDGHDLDRYVDENTIGVIAIMGVTYTGVYEPVEEISAALDKIQSRRGLDIPIHVDGASGAMVAPFLQPDTVWDFRLPRVASINTSGHKYGLVYPGLGWIIWRDEQALPGDLIFHVSYLGGDMATFALNFSRPGAQVLLQYYLFLRLGFAGYESVQATSRGVALYLSGEIGAMEAFTLWSDGSDIPVFAWQLADGHTRNWNLHHLSERLRMNGWLVPAYPMPEGLGEITVQRIVVRNGFTRDLASSFLIDLKKAVAYLDGLTAPMPPEGQTQAFHH from the coding sequence ATGACCAGGTCACACCGGACGTCGGCTCACGAACCAGACACTGTCGTGGAGCTGAACCCTTTATTCAGCCGGCCGGGTGAATCCACGATCTTCCCGCGCTTCACAATCCCGGCCGGAGAGTCCATGCCCTCGACCGCGTATCAGGTTGTCCACGATGAGGCGATGCTGGACGGGAACTCGCGGCTGAATCTGGCGACGTTTGTTGGAACGTGGATGGAACCGGAAGCGTCGCAACTCTATGCAGAGACGTTTGACAAGAACATGATCGATAAGGACGAATACCCGCAGACGGCGCTGATCGAGACCCGGTGCTGGCGGATGCTCGCGGACCTGTGGAACGCCCCCGATCCGGCCAAGGCCATCGGCACCTCCACGATCGGCTCCTCAGAGGCGTGCATGCTTGGCGGCCTGGCGTTGAAGCGCCGGTGGCAGCACGCCCGCCGGGCGGCCGGCCTGCCGGCGGACAAACCCAATCTTGTCCTCAGCTCCGCCGTGCAGGTGTGCTGGGAGAAATTCTGCAACTACTGGGAGGTCGAAGCCCGCTTCGTTCCGGTGTCCAAGGACCACCAGATGTTGGACGGCCACGACCTGGACCGGTACGTGGACGAAAACACCATCGGCGTCATCGCCATCATGGGCGTGACCTACACCGGTGTGTACGAACCGGTCGAGGAAATCTCGGCGGCCTTGGACAAAATCCAGTCACGCCGCGGCCTGGATATTCCGATCCATGTCGATGGGGCTTCCGGGGCCATGGTCGCCCCCTTCCTGCAGCCGGACACCGTCTGGGATTTCCGCCTCCCCCGGGTCGCCTCGATCAACACCTCAGGCCACAAATACGGCCTCGTGTATCCGGGCCTCGGCTGGATCATCTGGCGGGACGAACAGGCGCTTCCCGGTGACCTGATCTTCCACGTCAGCTACCTCGGCGGGGACATGGCGACCTTCGCGCTGAACTTTTCACGGCCCGGCGCCCAGGTGCTGCTGCAGTATTATCTCTTCCTCCGGCTCGGATTTGCCGGATACGAGTCGGTCCAGGCCACATCCCGGGGCGTGGCACTTTATCTGTCCGGTGAAATCGGGGCCATGGAGGCCTTCACCCTGTGGAGCGACGGATCCGACATCCCGGTCTTCGCCTGGCAACTCGCTGACGGGCACACACGAAACTGGAACCTGCACCACCTCTCCGAGCGCCTCCGAATGAATGGGTGGCTCGTCCCGGCCTACCCCATGCCCGAAGGACTCGGCGAGATAACGGTGCAAAGGATCGTCGTCCGTAACGGCTTCACCCGCGACCTCGCGTCCAGTTTCCTGATCGATCTCAAAAAAGCAGTCGCCTATTTGGACGGGCTGACCGCGCCGATGCCCCCCGAGGGGCAAACGCAGGCCTTCCACCACTAG
- a CDS encoding aldo/keto reductase — protein sequence MPLATLAVAWVLANPNVSAAIVGASRPEQLDDTVKAADLVLGQETLDLIDGALGDVVERDPAKVESFPSVSNGSLPGPALIPGTASCDARHARQPNPDASGDPQRRRGISTEILKIVDGHEDLEDLAGVEASHDLASEPS from the coding sequence GTGCCGCTGGCTACCCTGGCCGTGGCTTGGGTGTTGGCGAACCCCAACGTTTCCGCGGCGATTGTCGGCGCCAGCCGCCCTGAGCAACTCGACGATACAGTCAAGGCCGCCGACCTGGTCCTCGGCCAGGAAACGCTCGACCTGATCGACGGTGCCCTGGGCGACGTCGTCGAACGCGACCCCGCCAAGGTGGAGTCCTTCCCCAGCGTGTCTAACGGCAGTCTGCCTGGGCCGGCCTTGATCCCAGGGACAGCTTCCTGCGACGCTCGGCATGCTCGACAGCCAAATCCAGACGCTAGCGGCGATCCGCAACGCCGTCGAGGCATCTCTACAGAGATCCTTAAAATCGTTGATGGCCACGAAGATCTGGAGGACCTGGCCGGAGTCGAGGCGTCACACGATCTGGCGTCCGAACCTAGCTGA
- a CDS encoding type II toxin-antitoxin system HicB family antitoxin, producing the protein MSTRKAAAVPSPVAQYRYSVQWSSEDQEFVATVLEFPSLSWLDEDQFEALRGVERLVSDVIDDLTDSGESVPQPIATQTFSGRLNLRVPPELHRKLAIEAANHGVPLNKYATELLTA; encoded by the coding sequence ATGTCCACACGCAAAGCAGCAGCCGTTCCGTCCCCGGTTGCGCAGTACCGATACTCGGTGCAGTGGTCATCGGAGGACCAGGAGTTCGTTGCCACTGTCCTTGAGTTCCCATCGCTGTCGTGGCTAGACGAGGATCAGTTCGAGGCACTTCGCGGCGTCGAACGTTTGGTTTCCGATGTCATCGACGACCTTACGGATTCTGGCGAATCGGTGCCGCAACCTATTGCAACCCAAACGTTTAGTGGCAGGCTCAACCTTCGGGTGCCCCCCGAACTTCATCGGAAGCTGGCAATTGAAGCTGCCAACCACGGAGTGCCCCTGAACAAATACGCCACTGAGTTGTTGACGGCATAA